A genomic window from Parvularcula sp. LCG005 includes:
- a CDS encoding sigma-54 dependent transcriptional regulator codes for MAKTVLLVDDDPTQRRLMRAVCERAGYYVEQCADGQSAIDLIRSTKGQSVDVMMLDLGMPGLSGMETLEALRRFNLDLPVIVLTAQGSVDTVVKAMQAGANDFFVKPASPERVVVSIHNALNVKNLRGEMDRLKRKSDGAMGFKDLVGTSASLGRVMKTGERAAASNIPILITGESGVGKEMIARAIQGSSDRVGRPFITVNCGALPENLVESILFGHEKGAFTGATGKHMGKFQEADGGTIFLDEVGELPLEAQVKLLRVLQEGEVDPVGSKKTVKIDVRVVSATNRNLEEEVARGTFREDLFYRLNVFPIEVPPLRERREDIPDLIQHFINKYNAEENRDVQGVRHEVMDVLQVQEWPGNVRQLENAVFRAVVLCEGGWLSADDFPFLAEAFEQAGVHSGPPVAAADDHDSDDDSGHEGIGGAPFSLPNDISQYARPNADEDRVAVLDREGHLRTLYEIERDLIEMAIDKYDGQMSEVARRLGIGRSTLYRKVQEQGIEVKRAG; via the coding sequence ATGGCTAAAACCGTTCTTCTTGTAGATGACGATCCTACTCAACGCCGCCTCATGCGAGCCGTTTGTGAACGGGCCGGATACTATGTTGAACAATGCGCGGACGGCCAGAGCGCCATCGACCTGATCAGATCCACCAAGGGCCAGAGCGTCGACGTGATGATGCTCGACCTTGGCATGCCTGGCCTGTCCGGCATGGAGACTCTCGAAGCCCTGCGCCGCTTCAACCTCGACCTTCCCGTCATTGTCCTGACCGCCCAAGGCAGTGTCGACACTGTCGTGAAGGCCATGCAGGCCGGTGCAAACGACTTCTTCGTGAAACCCGCCAGCCCGGAGCGGGTCGTCGTCTCGATCCACAATGCGCTGAACGTCAAGAATCTGCGCGGTGAGATGGACCGCCTCAAGCGCAAATCGGACGGGGCGATGGGTTTCAAGGATCTGGTAGGCACCAGCGCGAGCCTCGGCCGTGTCATGAAGACCGGCGAGCGGGCAGCCGCGTCGAACATTCCCATCCTGATCACGGGCGAAAGCGGTGTTGGCAAGGAAATGATCGCGCGCGCGATACAGGGCTCCTCCGACCGCGTCGGACGCCCTTTCATCACGGTGAACTGCGGCGCCCTCCCCGAAAACCTGGTGGAATCCATCCTGTTCGGTCACGAAAAAGGTGCCTTCACCGGCGCCACCGGCAAGCATATGGGCAAGTTCCAAGAAGCCGATGGTGGCACGATCTTCCTCGACGAAGTCGGCGAACTGCCTCTTGAAGCGCAAGTCAAACTGCTGCGCGTCCTGCAGGAGGGGGAAGTTGATCCGGTCGGCTCCAAGAAAACAGTCAAGATCGATGTCCGTGTGGTCTCCGCGACAAACCGCAATCTGGAAGAAGAAGTTGCTCGCGGGACATTCCGCGAGGACCTCTTCTATCGGCTGAACGTCTTCCCCATCGAAGTGCCGCCATTGCGTGAGCGCCGCGAGGACATTCCCGACCTCATCCAGCACTTCATCAACAAATATAACGCCGAAGAGAACCGCGACGTTCAGGGCGTACGCCATGAAGTCATGGACGTCCTGCAGGTGCAGGAATGGCCGGGCAATGTGCGTCAGCTGGAAAACGCGGTCTTCAGGGCGGTGGTGCTGTGCGAGGGCGGCTGGCTCAGCGCGGATGACTTCCCCTTCCTTGCGGAGGCATTCGAGCAGGCCGGTGTTCATTCGGGTCCCCCGGTTGCCGCCGCTGACGATCACGACAGCGACGATGACAGTGGCCATGAGGGAATTGGCGGCGCGCCCTTCTCGCTGCCCAATGACATCAGTCAGTATGCCCGCCCGAACGCTGATGAAGACCGCGTGGCCGTACTGGACCGCGAAGGTCACCTTCGCACGCTCTATGAAATCGAGCGTGATCTGATCGAAATGGCGATCGACAAGTATGATGGTCAGATGTCAGAGGTCGCGCGCCGGCTCGGTATCGGTCGTTCCACCCTGTACCGAAAGGTTCAGGAGCAGGGCATTGAGGTCAAACGCGCCGGTTAA
- the metG gene encoding methionine--tRNA ligase, which translates to MSRILITSALPYINGIKHLGNLVGSMLPADVYARFQRAKGHDVAYICATDEHGTPAELAAKKAGVPVADYCAEQHDIQAEAGRGFGLSFDHFGRSSSPTNHDLTQHFANQLIRNGFVDERMDRQVYSIADERFLPDRYVEGTCPNCKFEKARGDQCDNCGKLLDPVDLIDPYSAISGSRDIEVRETKHLYLLQSKLADEVRAWVDSHADWPQLTKSIAYKWLDEGLRDRSITRDLQWGVPVGREGFDGKVFYVWFDAPIEYIAATKEWDPEGWQRWWKTDEGADDTRYIQFMGKDNVAFHTVSFPCTLIGSREPWKKVDTLKTLNWLNWYGGKFSTSEGRGIFMDTALEISSPDNWRWYLMSNAPESDDTSFTLESFAGAVNKDLADVLGNLVNRVTRFAGSRFDGMVPDGGEWGEAEETLAAELDRRIKAYTDYLEAIEFRKAFAELRGIWVAGNEYLQTAAPWAAFKTDPAKAAVGVRTALNLVKIIAALSAPVIPFTSAKLQAIFGDPVETPAWPTGAAKDLLDTLPRGTAFNQPEVLVSKIEPEQIEEWAERFGAPRD; encoded by the coding sequence ATGTCTCGCATTCTCATCACTTCTGCGCTTCCCTACATCAATGGCATCAAGCATCTGGGCAATCTCGTCGGTTCCATGCTGCCAGCCGATGTCTATGCGCGGTTCCAGCGGGCCAAGGGGCACGACGTTGCCTATATCTGCGCAACAGATGAGCATGGCACCCCAGCTGAATTGGCGGCGAAGAAAGCTGGCGTCCCGGTCGCCGACTATTGCGCTGAACAGCATGACATTCAGGCCGAGGCCGGGCGCGGATTTGGCCTGTCCTTCGACCATTTCGGGCGCAGTTCGTCTCCTACCAATCATGATCTGACGCAGCATTTTGCCAACCAGTTGATCAGAAATGGCTTCGTGGATGAAAGAATGGATCGCCAGGTCTATTCGATCGCGGATGAGCGGTTCCTGCCTGACAGATATGTCGAAGGCACATGCCCAAACTGCAAGTTCGAGAAGGCGCGCGGTGACCAGTGCGACAATTGCGGGAAGCTGCTGGACCCTGTCGACCTGATCGATCCGTACTCGGCCATTTCAGGGTCTCGGGATATTGAGGTGCGGGAAACCAAGCACCTCTATCTGTTGCAGTCAAAGCTGGCGGATGAGGTGCGCGCCTGGGTCGACAGTCACGCCGACTGGCCGCAGCTGACAAAATCGATCGCCTATAAATGGCTGGACGAGGGCCTGCGTGACCGTTCCATCACCCGTGACCTGCAATGGGGTGTGCCCGTCGGGCGCGAAGGGTTCGATGGCAAGGTGTTCTACGTCTGGTTTGACGCGCCCATCGAATATATCGCCGCCACGAAAGAATGGGATCCAGAGGGTTGGCAGCGCTGGTGGAAGACGGACGAAGGCGCCGATGACACCCGGTATATCCAGTTCATGGGCAAGGACAATGTCGCCTTTCATACCGTCAGTTTCCCCTGCACGCTGATCGGATCGCGCGAGCCCTGGAAGAAAGTCGATACGCTGAAGACCCTGAACTGGCTGAACTGGTATGGCGGCAAGTTCTCGACGTCAGAGGGACGCGGCATCTTCATGGACACGGCGCTTGAAATCTCGTCGCCGGACAATTGGCGCTGGTATCTGATGTCGAATGCGCCGGAAAGCGATGATACGTCCTTTACGCTGGAGAGCTTTGCCGGGGCGGTGAACAAGGATCTTGCCGATGTGCTTGGCAATCTGGTGAACCGGGTCACCCGCTTTGCCGGTTCTCGGTTTGACGGCATGGTGCCGGATGGTGGTGAGTGGGGCGAGGCCGAGGAAACGCTGGCGGCCGAGCTTGATCGACGGATCAAGGCCTATACGGACTATCTGGAAGCGATCGAGTTCCGTAAGGCGTTTGCCGAATTGCGCGGTATCTGGGTGGCCGGGAATGAATATTTGCAGACAGCCGCGCCCTGGGCCGCGTTCAAGACTGATCCTGCCAAGGCCGCCGTCGGTGTCCGTACAGCGCTCAACCTGGTGAAAATCATTGCCGCCCTGTCGGCCCCGGTGATCCCGTTCACATCGGCGAAGCTGCAAGCCATTTTCGGTGACCCCGTGGAGACGCCCGCCTGGCCAACCGGCGCAGCGAAGGACCTTCTTGACACTCTGCCGCGCGGTACCGCGTTCAATCAGCCGGAGGTGCTGGTGTCGAAAATCGAGCCTGAGCAGATCGAGGAATGGGCGGAACGATTTGGCGCCCCGCGCGACTGA
- a CDS encoding NAD(P) transhydrogenase subunit alpha, translated as MQTETVQDPAQAAEQAQIAAEELREAAERLNDAAQQAEIASKDVSSLIDPLQALAHSGGASDWVYLIAIFALACFVGYYVVWSVTPALHTPLMSVTNAISSVVIVGALIAVGAEVANSAAGTWSFILGVGAVFLASINIFGGFLVTQRMLAMYKKKER; from the coding sequence ATGCAGACTGAAACTGTCCAGGACCCAGCACAGGCCGCCGAACAGGCCCAGATCGCTGCTGAAGAACTGCGCGAAGCCGCAGAGCGCCTGAACGACGCCGCACAACAGGCAGAAATCGCGTCCAAGGACGTCAGTAGTCTGATCGACCCGCTGCAGGCATTGGCGCATTCCGGCGGCGCGTCGGACTGGGTCTATCTCATCGCGATTTTCGCGCTCGCCTGTTTTGTCGGCTATTACGTGGTCTGGTCGGTGACACCGGCCCTGCACACCCCGCTCATGTCCGTGACCAACGCCATCTCGTCCGTCGTGATCGTCGGCGCGTTGATCGCCGTCGGGGCGGAAGTTGCCAATAGCGCGGCAGGGACGTGGAGCTTTATCTTGGGCGTCGGTGCTGTTTTCCTCGCCAGTATCAATATCTTCGGCGGCTTTCTTGTCACCCAGCGCATGTTGGCCATGTACAAGAAGAAGGAGCGGTAG
- a CDS encoding mechanosensitive ion channel family protein yields the protein MISRESAQAAFWDDIDFRGLAETKMEQLRNWIDWLMTDGADWTIWCVAGIAVFIGLRFLRAMLSGMFHTSKKDERAVRNLISRLLSATTSLFLLLLSFSVTAPFAIELTELHAEILQKSMMVAFVLQGALWVRVIADAFLNGIVERNSADASTLASAKSLLTLFLNIAIFAIALILIIENLGGNAAGLIAGLGVGGIAIGLAAQSVFQDLFSSLAIVLDKPFVKGDFIAFNGNLGTIEKIGMKTTRLRTLSGEQLSVTNSNLLDSDIRNYKRMEERRIVFSVGVTYQAPRSTLEVIPGRIRQIIEAKEMCRFDRSHLASYADSAITFETVYYVLSKEYGDYMDVQQEIYLEIHALFEELDAEFAYPTRTLFIENPVALQPQKPQSE from the coding sequence ATGATATCACGCGAATCGGCACAGGCAGCGTTCTGGGACGACATTGATTTTAGAGGACTAGCCGAGACAAAAATGGAACAATTGAGAAACTGGATCGACTGGCTGATGACCGATGGTGCCGACTGGACCATCTGGTGCGTCGCCGGCATCGCCGTTTTTATCGGGCTGCGTTTCCTGCGCGCCATGCTGTCGGGCATGTTTCACACGTCCAAGAAAGACGAACGCGCGGTCCGCAACCTGATCAGCCGTCTGCTCTCTGCGACGACCAGCCTCTTCCTGTTGCTCCTGTCGTTCTCCGTCACGGCGCCGTTCGCTATCGAGCTGACCGAACTGCATGCCGAGATCCTGCAGAAATCGATGATGGTCGCCTTTGTGCTGCAGGGGGCTCTCTGGGTGCGGGTGATCGCCGATGCCTTCCTGAATGGCATTGTCGAGCGGAACTCCGCCGACGCCAGCACGCTGGCCTCCGCCAAATCCTTGCTGACCCTCTTCCTCAATATTGCCATCTTCGCCATTGCGCTGATCCTGATCATTGAGAATCTTGGCGGGAATGCTGCGGGCCTGATCGCAGGTCTCGGTGTCGGTGGTATCGCCATTGGCCTTGCCGCCCAGTCCGTCTTTCAGGATCTGTTCTCCAGCCTTGCTATTGTCCTCGACAAGCCGTTTGTGAAAGGCGATTTCATCGCATTCAACGGCAATCTGGGCACGATCGAAAAGATTGGCATGAAGACCACTCGCCTCAGAACGTTAAGCGGCGAGCAGTTGTCGGTCACAAACTCCAACCTGCTTGATAGTGACATTCGGAACTACAAGCGGATGGAAGAGCGCCGCATCGTCTTTTCGGTTGGTGTGACCTATCAGGCGCCCCGCTCCACCTTGGAAGTCATTCCGGGCCGGATCCGGCAGATCATCGAAGCGAAAGAAATGTGCCGCTTCGATCGAAGCCATCTCGCCAGCTACGCCGACAGCGCGATCACGTTCGAGACGGTCTACTACGTTCTGTCCAAGGAATATGGCGACTACATGGACGTGCAGCAGGAGATCTATCTCGAGATTCATGCCCTATTCGAAGAACTGGATGCTGAATTCGCCTATCCGACGCGGACATTGTTCATTGAAAATCCGGTGGCCCTCCAACCTCAAAAGCCCCAATCTGAATAA
- a CDS encoding NAD(P)(+) transhydrogenase (Re/Si-specific) subunit beta, with amino-acid sequence MGNNLTALLYVVAAILFILALRGLSSPATSRTGNRYGMIGMALAIGATLFSARFLEGAGFGSWFWVIAAIGGGAVIGGMIAKKVAMTSMPQLVAAFHAGVGLAAVLIAWSAFLSPRAFEIGAPGEIEARAIIEIALGVFIGAVTFSGSIIAFAKLDGRMSGKPIMLPARHLINIVLAVTSVILIWLLVAGQQSVALMLLLTIIAFGLGFLLIIPIGGADMPVVVSMLNSYSGWAAAGIGFTLENMALIVTGALVGSSGAILSYIMCKAMNRSFISVILGGFGADDAAAGPGGDVEERPVKQGSADDAAFVMKNAGKVIIVPGYGMAVAQAQHSLREMGDILKAEGVDVKYAIHPVAGRMPGHMNVLLAEANVPYDEVFELEDINSEFSTADVAFVIGANDVTNPAAKTDKSSPIYGMPILDVENAGTVLFVKRGMSSGYAGVQNELFFRDNTMMLFGDAKKMCEDIVKAMD; translated from the coding sequence ATGGGAAACAACCTCACCGCACTCCTGTATGTCGTCGCTGCGATACTGTTCATTTTGGCCCTCCGCGGGCTGAGCAGTCCGGCGACGTCCCGCACTGGCAACCGCTACGGCATGATCGGCATGGCGCTGGCCATCGGCGCGACCCTGTTTTCCGCCCGCTTCCTTGAGGGCGCAGGCTTTGGCAGCTGGTTCTGGGTCATTGCCGCGATCGGCGGCGGCGCTGTGATTGGCGGGATGATCGCGAAAAAGGTCGCCATGACTTCCATGCCTCAGCTTGTGGCCGCGTTCCACGCAGGGGTTGGTCTTGCGGCTGTCCTTATCGCCTGGTCCGCTTTCCTCAGCCCACGGGCATTTGAGATTGGCGCACCGGGGGAGATTGAGGCGAGGGCGATCATCGAAATCGCGCTCGGTGTCTTTATCGGTGCCGTGACGTTCTCGGGCTCCATCATCGCCTTTGCGAAGCTCGATGGCCGAATGTCGGGCAAGCCGATCATGCTGCCCGCACGTCACCTGATCAATATCGTGCTGGCCGTGACATCGGTCATCCTGATCTGGCTGCTGGTCGCCGGGCAACAATCTGTGGCGCTGATGCTGCTGCTGACGATTATCGCCTTCGGGCTGGGCTTCCTCCTGATCATTCCGATCGGTGGGGCGGATATGCCGGTCGTCGTCTCCATGTTGAACTCCTATTCCGGCTGGGCTGCGGCGGGTATCGGCTTCACGCTGGAGAACATGGCGCTGATCGTCACCGGCGCGCTTGTCGGCTCCTCCGGCGCGATCCTCAGCTACATCATGTGCAAGGCGATGAACCGGTCCTTCATCTCGGTGATTCTTGGCGGCTTCGGTGCCGATGATGCTGCCGCCGGTCCTGGCGGTGATGTCGAGGAGCGGCCCGTGAAGCAGGGCTCTGCCGATGATGCGGCCTTCGTGATGAAAAACGCGGGCAAGGTCATTATCGTCCCTGGCTACGGCATGGCCGTGGCCCAGGCCCAGCACTCCCTGCGGGAAATGGGCGATATCCTGAAGGCCGAAGGCGTGGACGTAAAATACGCCATCCACCCTGTTGCCGGCCGGATGCCCGGGCACATGAACGTGCTGCTGGCCGAAGCCAATGTGCCGTATGATGAAGTATTCGAGCTTGAGGATATCAACTCGGAATTCTCAACGGCTGACGTCGCGTTCGTCATTGGCGCCAATGACGTGACCAACCCCGCGGCCAAGACGGACAAGTCCTCGCCCATCTATGGCATGCCAATCCTCGACGTCGAAAACGCCGGGACGGTTCTGTTCGTGAAACGGGGCATGTCGTCGGGATATGCCGGGGTGCAGAACGAGCTTTTCTTCCGCGACAACACCATGATGCTGTTCGGGGATGCGAAGAAAATGTGCGAGGACATCGTCAAGGCGATGGACTGA
- a CDS encoding Re/Si-specific NAD(P)(+) transhydrogenase subunit alpha — protein sequence MKVAVLKAEADTRTAATTDTVKKLIALGAEVAVETGAGTAAGISDALYEGAGAIVGPAETVLAGADVVLVTDPPGRERLGKVAGGAKLIGMLNPFDHEHTLADYANANIDAFAMELLPRITRAQSMDVLSSQANLAGYKAVIDAAAAYGRAFPMMMTAAGTVAPAKVFVMGAGVAGLQAVATAKRLGAVVSATDVRFAAKEQVESLGGSFVTVDEEAMKAGETKGGYAKEMSADFQQRQAAHVTEHLKKMDIVITTALIPGRPAPKLLTEAMVGGMKPGSVIVDLAAPRGGNVEGGQPGGRYQMGPATVLAPSNILEGLPGEASNLYARNLLNFVTLLTDKEEKKLAVDWDDEIVKGVCLTRDGRIVHERFATLTVPATPEIEDAGEVDNAD from the coding sequence ATGAAGGTTGCGGTACTCAAGGCCGAGGCGGATACGCGGACGGCGGCGACGACGGATACCGTCAAGAAGCTGATAGCCCTTGGGGCAGAGGTCGCTGTTGAAACAGGCGCCGGGACCGCAGCAGGGATTTCTGACGCCCTTTATGAAGGGGCGGGGGCCATTGTCGGACCGGCAGAGACCGTGCTTGCCGGCGCCGATGTAGTGCTTGTGACGGACCCGCCAGGGCGTGAGCGCCTCGGGAAGGTCGCAGGCGGTGCCAAGCTGATCGGCATGCTCAATCCTTTTGATCACGAGCATACGCTGGCCGACTACGCCAACGCCAATATCGACGCCTTTGCGATGGAACTGTTGCCGCGCATCACGCGGGCCCAATCCATGGATGTGCTTTCCAGTCAGGCGAACCTTGCCGGCTACAAGGCGGTAATCGACGCTGCGGCTGCCTATGGGCGTGCATTCCCGATGATGATGACCGCCGCCGGTACGGTGGCGCCGGCCAAGGTCTTTGTCATGGGGGCAGGGGTCGCAGGGCTGCAGGCCGTTGCCACGGCCAAACGCCTGGGTGCCGTTGTCTCCGCCACCGATGTGCGCTTTGCGGCGAAGGAACAGGTGGAGAGCCTTGGCGGTAGCTTTGTGACCGTCGATGAAGAGGCGATGAAGGCCGGTGAGACCAAAGGCGGCTACGCCAAGGAAATGTCGGCGGATTTCCAGCAGCGCCAGGCGGCGCATGTGACTGAGCACCTCAAGAAAATGGATATCGTCATCACAACGGCGCTGATCCCGGGGCGTCCCGCACCAAAACTGCTGACCGAAGCAATGGTCGGCGGGATGAAGCCGGGCTCGGTCATTGTTGATCTGGCCGCCCCGCGCGGCGGCAATGTCGAAGGCGGGCAGCCGGGGGGGCGGTACCAGATGGGACCCGCCACGGTTCTTGCGCCATCAAACATTCTCGAAGGCCTGCCCGGTGAGGCCTCTAATCTCTATGCACGCAACCTTCTGAATTTCGTCACGCTGCTGACGGATAAGGAAGAGAAGAAGCTGGCGGTCGACTGGGACGATGAGATCGTCAAGGGCGTTTGCCTGACCCGCGACGGGCGCATCGTGCATGAGCGCTTTGCCACGCTGACCGTGCCCGCCACCCCTGAAATTGAAGACGCCGGAGAGGTCGACAATGCAGACTGA
- a CDS encoding SDR family oxidoreductase — translation MQRFAGKRILITGGSSGIGLATAKRIVAEGGEVAVTGHSQDHLNEAGSVLPAGSLVLRNDASDPEAAIVLADKVKEKMGVLDGVYLNAGYGTFKPTEDVDAEFFDAMNDTNVRGPILQMAKLQPLIADGGSVLVTSSVAAYLGHGSVYAATKAALTAIARAWSNEYASRNIRVNAVAPGPIETNFINKTGMDEDQREEFAEEIRKQVPLGRFGKAEEVAAVAAFLLSEDASYVTGSEYFVDGGMTKR, via the coding sequence ATGCAGCGATTTGCAGGCAAACGTATTCTTATCACAGGCGGCTCGAGCGGCATTGGCCTCGCCACCGCCAAGCGCATTGTCGCGGAGGGTGGCGAAGTGGCCGTTACGGGTCACAGTCAGGACCATCTTAATGAGGCGGGCTCCGTCCTGCCGGCCGGCAGCCTCGTCCTCAGAAATGACGCCAGCGATCCCGAAGCCGCCATCGTTCTGGCCGACAAGGTCAAGGAAAAGATGGGTGTCCTTGATGGCGTCTATCTGAATGCAGGCTACGGCACCTTCAAACCGACCGAAGATGTGGACGCTGAATTCTTTGACGCGATGAACGATACCAATGTGCGGGGCCCTATCCTGCAGATGGCAAAGCTTCAGCCGCTGATCGCCGATGGTGGTTCGGTGCTCGTGACGTCATCAGTCGCAGCGTATCTGGGACACGGATCGGTTTACGCCGCAACCAAGGCCGCCCTCACCGCTATCGCTCGTGCCTGGTCCAACGAATACGCCAGCCGGAACATTCGTGTGAATGCCGTCGCGCCTGGACCGATCGAGACCAACTTCATCAACAAGACTGGAATGGATGAAGATCAGCGTGAGGAATTTGCCGAAGAAATCAGGAAGCAAGTGCCACTGGGACGCTTTGGCAAGGCCGAGGAAGTTGCTGCCGTCGCGGCCTTCCTTCTGTCAGAGGATGCGTCCTATGTGACGGGCTCTGAATATTTTGTCGATGGTGGCATGACGAAGCGATAA
- a CDS encoding pyridoxal phosphate-dependent aminotransferase yields MNNLVFSDAISRIAPSPTVAMTQKARELRAAGRDVIALSVGEPDFDTPPHVAEAAIAAIRAGDTRYTAIDGTPALKAAIAAKFQRDNGLTYNDNEVAATPGGKFLIFAAFMATLNAGDEVIIPAPYWVSYPAIPQLMGAEAIIAPTTADDGFILKPDALEAAITPRTKWLVLNSPGNPTGAVYSHDDLAALAAVLRRHPHVWILSDDIYEHIVFDTPFATIAAVAPDLKDRTLIVHGASKAYAMTGWRLGFGAGPAPLITAMRKLASQSTTNPCSVSQAACRAALQGDHLFLDDWRSSYRRRRDLVVNSLNAIPGFECQTPQGAFYVYPSCAGLIGRRHEGQVLQTDLDVAEAILSAQAVATVPGTAFGMSPFLRLSYATDDASLTEALSRIGQFVEGLTD; encoded by the coding sequence ATGAATAATCTCGTTTTCTCTGACGCGATTTCGCGCATTGCCCCATCGCCAACCGTCGCCATGACGCAGAAAGCGCGTGAGCTCAGAGCCGCGGGCCGAGACGTGATCGCATTGTCAGTGGGTGAACCTGATTTCGATACGCCGCCGCACGTGGCTGAGGCGGCGATCGCGGCGATCAGGGCAGGGGACACGCGGTACACTGCGATTGACGGCACCCCGGCGCTGAAGGCGGCGATTGCCGCCAAATTCCAGCGGGACAACGGTCTGACTTATAATGATAACGAAGTTGCTGCCACGCCAGGCGGCAAGTTCCTGATCTTCGCCGCGTTCATGGCGACGCTCAACGCGGGCGACGAGGTCATCATTCCGGCACCTTACTGGGTGTCCTATCCTGCGATCCCGCAATTGATGGGGGCCGAGGCGATCATTGCTCCGACGACCGCTGATGATGGGTTTATTCTCAAACCCGATGCGCTTGAGGCGGCGATCACGCCCAGAACAAAATGGCTGGTTCTGAACTCGCCGGGCAATCCCACCGGTGCTGTCTATTCCCATGACGATCTGGCCGCGCTGGCCGCGGTCCTGCGTCGGCATCCTCATGTCTGGATCCTGAGCGATGATATTTATGAGCACATCGTTTTCGATACGCCTTTCGCCACGATCGCGGCGGTAGCACCCGATCTGAAAGACCGGACACTGATCGTGCATGGGGCATCAAAAGCTTACGCCATGACCGGCTGGCGCCTTGGCTTCGGCGCGGGGCCCGCGCCCCTCATCACCGCGATGCGCAAGCTGGCGAGCCAGTCGACCACCAACCCGTGCTCGGTTTCGCAAGCTGCCTGTCGCGCGGCGCTGCAAGGCGATCATCTGTTTCTCGACGACTGGCGCAGCTCCTATCGCCGCCGTCGCGACCTTGTCGTGAACAGCCTCAACGCCATCCCGGGTTTTGAGTGCCAGACGCCCCAGGGCGCGTTCTATGTCTACCCCTCATGCGCCGGTCTGATCGGCAGACGTCACGAAGGGCAGGTTCTGCAGACCGATCTCGATGTGGCGGAAGCCATTCTCTCAGCACAGGCCGTCGCCACCGTGCCCGGCACAGCCTTTGGCATGAGCCCGTTCCTGCGGCTGTCCTATGCCACCGATGATGCGAGCCTGACCGAAGCGTTGAGCCGAATTGGCCAATTTGTGGAAGGGCTGACCGACTGA
- a CDS encoding DNA starvation/stationary phase protection protein produces the protein MADTETVVSALNRVLGDTYVLYAKTHSYHWNVTGANFSSLHTLFETQYTEMWQSLDDIAERIRALGAYAPTSTRLMAEASAIEETDNDVPSANTMLRNLVADHKIWVQGAEDALEIASDAADAGTEDLLTPLISAHEKMMWMLNSSIGD, from the coding sequence ATGGCCGACACTGAAACAGTAGTGAGTGCGTTGAACCGGGTCCTGGGCGACACTTACGTCCTTTACGCAAAGACCCATTCCTACCACTGGAATGTGACAGGGGCGAATTTCAGCTCGCTGCACACCTTGTTTGAAACCCAGTACACTGAAATGTGGCAGAGCCTTGATGATATTGCGGAGCGTATTCGTGCGCTGGGCGCCTACGCGCCGACATCGACTCGGTTGATGGCAGAAGCGTCTGCGATTGAGGAGACTGACAACGATGTGCCGAGCGCCAATACGATGCTCCGTAATCTCGTCGCCGATCACAAGATCTGGGTCCAGGGCGCAGAGGACGCCCTAGAAATTGCCAGCGATGCGGCAGACGCCGGGACCGAAGATCTCCTGACCCCGCTCATCTCTGCCCACGAAAAAATGATGTGGATGCTGAACAGCTCCATTGGTGATTGA
- a CDS encoding DUF1338 domain-containing protein yields the protein MTELDNLFDRLWRQYTTLNPEAARIHALFEERGETVQNDHVAFRTFADDRVGIEVLAKPFLELGYKPADTYRFEEKKLFARYYAHEDPKYPKVFISELLLQELSSELQSTVRGLIDQVTDKDLENPELLTSGRLWNVDSATYERLHAESEYAGWMSAFGFCANHFTVYVNDLNSFDNIEDLAVFLMEHGFRMNQSGGLIKGSPDVFLEQCSTMATHIEVPFTDGSQTIPSCYYEFAKRYTMPAGGVYQGFVASSADKIFESTNRS from the coding sequence ATGACTGAACTCGACAACCTGTTTGACCGCCTCTGGCGCCAGTACACCACGCTGAATCCAGAGGCGGCGCGGATCCACGCGCTGTTCGAGGAGCGCGGCGAAACGGTGCAGAACGACCATGTTGCCTTCCGCACTTTCGCTGACGACCGGGTCGGCATTGAAGTTCTTGCCAAGCCGTTCCTCGAGCTCGGCTACAAACCGGCGGACACGTACAGGTTTGAAGAAAAAAAGCTCTTTGCCCGCTATTACGCGCATGAAGACCCGAAATATCCGAAGGTCTTCATCTCGGAGCTTCTGCTTCAGGAGCTGTCGTCAGAGCTGCAGTCGACGGTGCGCGGCCTGATCGATCAGGTAACGGATAAAGATTTGGAGAATCCGGAACTGCTGACCTCCGGCCGTCTGTGGAACGTCGACAGCGCCACCTATGAGCGTCTTCACGCAGAGTCCGAATATGCCGGCTGGATGTCCGCTTTTGGCTTCTGCGCCAACCATTTCACCGTTTACGTCAACGACCTGAACAGCTTCGACAATATCGAGGACCTCGCCGTTTTCCTGATGGAGCATGGCTTCCGGATGAATCAGTCCGGCGGTCTCATCAAGGGATCACCGGACGTCTTCCTTGAGCAGTGCTCAACAATGGCGACGCATATCGAAGTGCCCTTCACCGATGGCAGCCAGACCATCCCGTCCTGCTATTACGAATTCGCCAAGCGATACACCATGCCTGCAGGCGGCGTATATCAGGGCTTTGTTGCCTCGTCCGCCGACAAGATTTTCGAAAGCACAAACCGATCCTGA